From the genome of Nicotiana sylvestris chromosome 2, ASM39365v2, whole genome shotgun sequence, one region includes:
- the LOC138885441 gene encoding uncharacterized protein has product MTLTQYEMRFSELARHAIWMIPSDRGRIRRFVDGFNYHLRILMTRERVLGATFEEVVDIAREIEMLDDDLTFDVEPVAILGRQVQKLRSKDITSVKVQWRGQPMKEVTWETEQEMQSKYPHLFEASDTMRHGGAKQVNVGDGSVLRMEGCVCVPNADGFCELILDKAHSSRYQPSIQVGPYEALYKRQYRSPVGCFELGEAQLLGTDLVPNALDKVRDVAFIVGEKVFLWVSPMKGVMSFGKKGKLNPRYIVPFEILERVGEVAYRYALPPSLSAVHLVFHVSMLRKYYNDPYHVLDFSSVQLDKDLTYEEEPVEILARQVRQLRSRSYPSVRVQWRSQPIEAAT; this is encoded by the exons ATGACTTTGACccaatatgagatgaggttttctgagttggctcgtcatgccatttggatgattccATCAGATCGTgggaggatcaggagatttgtggatggctttaactaccatctccgtattttaatgactagagagagagtattgggtgctacattcgaggaggtggttgatatcgctcgtgagattgagatg ttggatgatgatttgacctttgatgtggagccagttgCTATTTTAGgtcgtcaggttcaaaagttgagatcaaaggatataacttcagtgaaggtacagtggagaggtcagcccatgaAGGAggttacctgggagaccgagcaggagatgcagagcaaatatcctcacctgtttgaggcttcag ACACAATGcgacacggtggtgccaagcaggttaatGTTGGAGATGGTAGTGTTTTGAGGATGGAGGGTTGTGTTTGTGTGCCGAATGCAGATGgattttgtgagttgattcttgataaggcccatagttcccg ctaccagccAAGCATTCAGGTGggtccctatgaggcattatacaaGAGGCAGTATCGTTCTCCTGTTGGGTGTTTTGAGCTTggggaggctcagttgttgggtactgatttggtaccgaatgccttggataag gttcgtgatgttgcattcatagTCGGAGAGAAGGTATTTCTttgggtttcacccatgaagggtgtgatgagtttcggaaagaagggaaagttgaacCCTAGGTACATCgtaccttttgagattcttgagagagtgggagaggtggcttacaggtatgcattgccacctagtttatcagcagtccatctggtcttccatgtgtccatgctccggaagtattacAATGATCCGTACCATGTGctagatttcagctcagtccaattggacaaggatttgacttatgaggaggagccagtggaAATTCTAGCTCGAcaagttcgacagttgaggtcaaGGAGTTATCCTTCTGTTCGAGTGCAGTGGAGAAGCCAGCCGATCGAGGCAGCTACTTAG